The following proteins are co-located in the Sporichthyaceae bacterium genome:
- a CDS encoding ABC transporter permease has translation MAQTSVGDTPRRLPQLRLPGPIDRSLVTVGQMASMSGEVARDLVVDLARGRFPWGEFILQAWFVTSVSLLPALLVAIPFGVIVAINVGSLAAQVGATSFVGAVNGLGVIREGAPVVTALLLAGAAGSAICSDLGARTIREEMDAMRVMGISPVRRLVVPRVAALMIVGALLCAVVAMTGVLAGYLFNVYVQHGTAGAYLSSFTSFATAGDFIVAEIKATIFGFLTAIVAAHKGLHAKGGPKGVADGVNQSVVFTFLLLFSTNIALTQAYLLISPPKVV, from the coding sequence ATGGCGCAGACCTCGGTCGGCGACACGCCCCGCCGTCTGCCGCAGCTCCGCCTGCCCGGCCCGATCGACCGCTCCCTGGTGACGGTCGGTCAGATGGCGAGCATGTCCGGTGAGGTCGCCCGCGACCTGGTCGTGGACCTGGCTCGCGGCCGATTCCCGTGGGGCGAGTTCATTCTCCAGGCCTGGTTCGTCACCAGTGTCTCGCTGCTGCCGGCCCTGCTGGTCGCGATCCCGTTCGGCGTCATCGTCGCCATCAACGTGGGCAGCCTGGCCGCCCAGGTGGGGGCCACCTCGTTCGTCGGCGCCGTCAACGGCCTGGGCGTGATCCGGGAGGGTGCGCCCGTCGTCACCGCGCTGCTGCTGGCCGGGGCCGCCGGGTCGGCGATCTGCTCGGATCTCGGGGCGCGCACCATCCGGGAGGAGATGGACGCCATGCGGGTCATGGGCATCTCGCCGGTGCGTCGGCTCGTGGTGCCCCGGGTGGCGGCGCTGATGATTGTCGGCGCGCTGCTGTGCGCGGTGGTCGCGATGACCGGTGTGCTGGCCGGCTACCTGTTCAACGTCTACGTGCAGCACGGCACCGCCGGTGCCTACCTGTCGTCGTTCACCTCGTTCGCGACCGCCGGCGACTTCATCGTCGCCGAGATCAAGGCCACGATCTTCGGCTTCCTGACCGCGATCGTCGCCGCACACAAGGGCCTGCATGCGAAGGGCGGGCCGAAGGGTGTGGCCGACGGGGTCAACCAGTCGGTGGTGTTCACGTTCCTGCTGCTGTTCAGCACCAACATCGCGCTGACCCAGGCGTACTTGCTGATCTCCCCGCCCAAGGTCGTCTGA